One region of Salvelinus sp. IW2-2015 linkage group LG1, ASM291031v2, whole genome shotgun sequence genomic DNA includes:
- the ten1 gene encoding CST complex subunit TEN1: MLPAPAVFHFLWEVNSGAVKEGDSVRTFGRLVSYQPEESKATLSIQHATRQHQVVVQTPFVEPFDPIIGAQYIVLGEIEKAEGGDGVMVHARVLNCVDGVNLALLQRGVTEQRSYFRERGESKGDAATAARPRAPL; encoded by the exons ATGCTTCCAGCACCTGCAGTCTTTCATTTCCTTTGGGAAGTCAACTCTGGTGCAGTCAAGGAGGGAGATTCAGTGAGAACATTTGGAAG ATTGGTGAGTTACCAACCAGAGGAATCGAAGGCTACACTATCTATCCAGCATGCAACAAGACAGCACCAAGTTGTTGTTCAGACTCCATTTGTGGAACCCTTTGACCCCATCATTGGAGCCCAGTACATAGTTCTGGGCGAGATTGAAAAAGCAGAGG GAGGTGATGGTGTGATGGTCCATGCCCGTGTGCTGAACTGTGTGGATGGGGTGAACCTAGCCCTGCTACAGAGAGGTGTCACTGAACAGAGGAGCTActtcagagagaggggggagagcaagggagatgctgctactgctgctcggCCACGTGCTCCTCTCTGA